In one window of Camelina sativa cultivar DH55 chromosome 15, Cs, whole genome shotgun sequence DNA:
- the LOC104748517 gene encoding probable pectinesterase 29, producing MGTHRIIIGLVALCCFCLPHIIEAKPFGVYQQQVFVDQSGHGNFTTIQKAIDSVPTNNRHWFFINVKAGLYREKIKIPYEKPFIVIVGAGKRLTRVEWDDHDSVAQSPTFATLADNTVVKSITFVNTYNFPSKGKMNNNPRTPAVAALIGGDKSAFFSVGFAGIQDTLWDSDGRHYFHRCTIQGAVDFIFGSGQSIYQSCVIQVLGWVLQPGLAGYVTAQGRTNPYDANGFIFINSLVHGTGMAFLGRPWRGYSRVIFYNSNLTDVVVPEGWDAWNFAGHENQLTFAEHGCYGSGAKTGRRVKWVKKELTGSGTQNLGDLSFINRGGWVEDLPIPA from the exons ATGGGAACTCATCGAATCATCATTGGTCTCGTCGCTCTTTGTTGTTTCTGTCTACCTCATATCATTGAAGCTAAACCATTCGGTGTATACCAACAACAAGTGTTCGTGGATCAATCAGGCCATGGAAATTTCACGACAATACAAAAAGCTATTGACTCGGTCCCAACTAACAATCGTCATTGGTTCTTTATCAACGTCAAAGCTGGTCTTTACAG agagaaaataaagataCCGTATGAAAAACCGTTCATAGTAATTGTGGGAGCTGGGAAAAGGTTAACGAGAGTTGAATGGGATGACCATGACTCGGTTGCACAAAGCCCTACCTTTGCTACTCTCGCCGATAACACCGTGGTTAAAAGCATCACTTTCGTC aatacCTATAACTTCCCTAGCAAGGGAAAAATGAACAATAACCCTAGAACTCCAGCCGTTGCGGCGTTGATCGGTGGCGATAAGTCGGCTTTTTTCTCGGTTGGGTTTGCTGGAATTCAAGATACCTTGTGGGACTCGGATGGCCGACACTACTTCCACCGATGCACAATCCAAGGCGCGGTCGATTTCATCTTTGGTAGCGGCCAATCTATTTACCAG AGTTGTGTGATACAAGTGCTAGGTTGGGTGCTACAACCGGGTCTAGCCGGTTACGTAACGGCTCAAGGACGGACCAACCCTTACGACGCTAATggattcatcttcatcaacagcCTCGTTCATGGAACGGGCATGGCATTCTTGGGCAGACCGTGGCGCGGCTACTCTCGAGTTATTTTTTACAACTCGAACCTGACGGACGTGGTTGTTCCTGAAGGATGGGACGCATGGAACTTCGCGGGCCACGAAAACCAACTGACGTTTGCAGAACATGGATGCTACGGAAGTGGAGCAAAGACGGGAAGACGTGTGAAGTGGGTTAAGAAGGAGCTGACTGGATCTGGCACCCAAAATTTGGGTGATCTCAGCTTTATTAATCGTGGTGGATGGGTTGAAGATTTGCCCATCCCTGCTTGA
- the LOC104746929 gene encoding protein PHR1-LIKE 2 isoform X1, whose amino-acid sequence MYSAIRSLPLDGGHVGADYHGPLDGTNLPGDACLVLTTDPKPRLRWTSELHERFVDAVTQLGGPDKATPKTIMRTMGVKGLTLYHLKSHLQKFRLGRQACKESTENSKDASCVGESQDTGSSSTSSLRLAQQEQNEGYQVTEALRAQMEVQRRLHEQLEYGQVQRRLQLRIEAQGKYLQSILEKACKAFDEQAAAFAGLEAAREELSELAIKVSNVSQGTTVPFFDATKMMMMPSLSELAVAIDNKNNVTTNCSVESSLTSVTNGSSISAASMKKRQRGDNMGVGYESGWIMPSSTIG is encoded by the exons ATGTACTCAGCGATTCGCTCGCTTCCTCTCGATGGTGGACACGTCGGCGCTGACTACCATGGACCTCTTGACGGAACCAATCTCCCCGGCGACGCTTGTTTGGTTTTAACCACTGACCCTAAACCTCGTCTCCGGTGGACATCTGAGCTCCATGAGAGATTCGTTGACGCTGTTACTCAGCTCGGTGGTCCTGATA AAGCGACGCCCAAAACTATCATGAGGACAATGGGGGTGAAGGGTCTCACTCTCTACCACCTCAAATCACATCTtcag AAATTTCGCCTAGGGAGGCAAGCTTGTAAAGAATCAACTGAGAACTCCAAGGATG CTTCTTGTGTTGGGGAGAGTCAGGACACAGGTTCATCTTCAACATCATCATTGAGATTGGCGCAGCAGGAGCAGAACGA GGGTTACCAAGTCACTGAAGCTCTACGTGCTCAGATGGAAGTCCAAAGAAGACTACACGAGCAATTAGAG TATGGGCAGGTACAACGGAGACTCCAGCTGAGGATAGAGGCCCAAGGAAAGTACCTGCAATCAATTCTTGAAAAAGCTTGCAAGGCCTTTGACGAACAAGCTGCTGCTTTTGCTGGGCTTGAAGCTGCTAGGGAAGAGCTATCAGAGCTAGCCATCAAAGTTTCCAATGTCTCTCAAGGAACAACAGTTCCGTTCTTCGATGcaacaaagatgatgatgatgccatCTTTGTCAGAGCTTGCAGTAGCAatagacaacaaaaacaacgtCACAACCAACTGTTCAGTGGAAAGCTCTCTGACTTCCGTCACTAATGGGAGCTCGATATCTGCTGCATCGATGAAGAAGCGGCAACGTGGAGACAATATGGGCGTTGGGTATGAATCTGGCTGGATTATGCCTAGTAGTACCATTGGATAA
- the LOC104746929 gene encoding protein PHR1-LIKE 2 isoform X2 yields the protein MYSAIRSLPLDGGHVGADYHGPLDGTNLPGDACLVLTTDPKPRLRWTSELHERFVDAVTQLGGPDKATPKTIMRTMGVKGLTLYHLKSHLQKFRLGRQACKESTENSKDASCVGESQDTGSSSTSSLRLAQQEQNEGYQVTEALRAQMEVQRRLHEQLEVQRRLQLRIEAQGKYLQSILEKACKAFDEQAAAFAGLEAAREELSELAIKVSNVSQGTTVPFFDATKMMMMPSLSELAVAIDNKNNVTTNCSVESSLTSVTNGSSISAASMKKRQRGDNMGVGYESGWIMPSSTIG from the exons ATGTACTCAGCGATTCGCTCGCTTCCTCTCGATGGTGGACACGTCGGCGCTGACTACCATGGACCTCTTGACGGAACCAATCTCCCCGGCGACGCTTGTTTGGTTTTAACCACTGACCCTAAACCTCGTCTCCGGTGGACATCTGAGCTCCATGAGAGATTCGTTGACGCTGTTACTCAGCTCGGTGGTCCTGATA AAGCGACGCCCAAAACTATCATGAGGACAATGGGGGTGAAGGGTCTCACTCTCTACCACCTCAAATCACATCTtcag AAATTTCGCCTAGGGAGGCAAGCTTGTAAAGAATCAACTGAGAACTCCAAGGATG CTTCTTGTGTTGGGGAGAGTCAGGACACAGGTTCATCTTCAACATCATCATTGAGATTGGCGCAGCAGGAGCAGAACGA GGGTTACCAAGTCACTGAAGCTCTACGTGCTCAGATGGAAGTCCAAAGAAGACTACACGAGCAATTAGAG GTACAACGGAGACTCCAGCTGAGGATAGAGGCCCAAGGAAAGTACCTGCAATCAATTCTTGAAAAAGCTTGCAAGGCCTTTGACGAACAAGCTGCTGCTTTTGCTGGGCTTGAAGCTGCTAGGGAAGAGCTATCAGAGCTAGCCATCAAAGTTTCCAATGTCTCTCAAGGAACAACAGTTCCGTTCTTCGATGcaacaaagatgatgatgatgccatCTTTGTCAGAGCTTGCAGTAGCAatagacaacaaaaacaacgtCACAACCAACTGTTCAGTGGAAAGCTCTCTGACTTCCGTCACTAATGGGAGCTCGATATCTGCTGCATCGATGAAGAAGCGGCAACGTGGAGACAATATGGGCGTTGGGTATGAATCTGGCTGGATTATGCCTAGTAGTACCATTGGATAA
- the LOC104746931 gene encoding probable calcium-binding protein CML22: MICCCLNSENNKKYAELDAKLARKMVESRRIYPGHKSLKSMDSIIMKFPKLREGLRNIRNVFESYDNDKNGTIDIEELKKCLEELQLSLSDEEVKGLYGWCDVDGSKGIQFNEFIVLLCLIYLLSKPSSESNAESREMGPKLVESIFDPIVEVFLFLDKDGKGKLNKADVTTTLNNEDYPLERSPSHVTNMRFEEMDWGRKGKVGFREFLFAFMSWVGLDVADDYYMSS; the protein is encoded by the exons ATGATTTGCTGCTGTCTTAACTCGGAGAACAACAAGAAGTATGCGGAGCTGGATGCGAAGCTTGCACGGAAGATGGTGGAGAGCCGGAGGATTTATCCGGGACACAAGAGTCTAAAGTCTATGGATTCAATAATCATGAAGTTTCCTAAGCTAAGAGAAGGTTTAAGAAACATCAGAAACGTTTTCGAATCCTACG ATAATGATAAAAACGGGACAATCGATATCGAGGAGCTGAAGAAATGCTTAGAGGAACTACAGCTAAGTTTATCAGATGAAGAGGTGAAAGGCTTATATGGATGGTGTGATGTTGATGGAAGCAAAGGGATACAATTCAATGAGTTTATAGTCCTTCTCTGCCTCATCTATCTTCTATCAAAACCTTCCTCTGAATCCAACGcg GAATCAAGGGAGATGGGTCCGAAGTTGGTTGAATCTATATTTGATCCAATAGTTGaagtgttcttgtttttggacAAAGATGGTAAAGGGAAACTGAACAAGGCTGATGTGACAACGACACTGAACAACGAAGACTATCCTTTAGAGAGATCTCCTTCACATGTCACCAACATGAGATTTG AAGAAATGGATTGGGGAAGAAAAGGGAAAGTGGGTTTTAGAGAGTTTCTATTTGCTTTCATGAGTTGGGTTGGTCTTGATGTTGCAGATGATTACTATATGAGCAGCTAA
- the LOC104748518 gene encoding uncharacterized protein LOC104748518, protein MDTESFRLDVNLAVTSQDPSLGLLSTVKITVKRGYFEEFIIEKSDDDHHDSIKSVGSYRDSPPGPDSKLILKLPTFEPKDVYRTLHSQLHDKLLSEYIADEIVVQALRQRSKSSDLPLPQQQPLFMKGTVKLTQKVYNVVRRNSALSLSATDLTTCAICLEDLDTEDYCHVPNCSHCYHEECLNKWVDRSNGTCPLCRELFDEPESN, encoded by the coding sequence ATGGATACTGAATCATTCAGACTCGATGTTAATCTAGCCGTTACGTCTCAAGATCCGTCGTTAGGGTTATTAAGCACGGTGAAAATCACTGTAAAGAGAGGGTACTTCGAGGAGTTTATCATAGAGAAGAGcgatgatgatcatcatgatAGCATCAAGAGTGTCGGATCTTACCGGGATTCTCCACCAGGTCCAGACTCAAAACTCATTCTGAAACTCCCAACCTTCGAGCCTAAGGACGTCTATCGAACCCTCCATAGCCAACTCCACGATAAACTCTTGTCCGAATACATAGCTGATGAGATTGTTGTCCAAGCCCTAcgacaaagaagcaaaagttCTGACTTGCCATTGCCACAACAACAACCTTTATTCATGAAAGGCACTGTCAAACTGACACAGAAGGTGTACAACGTTGTGCGTCGTAACTCTGCTCTGTCTCTGTCGGCAACAGATTTGACGACTTGTGCCATCTGTTTGGAAGATCTGGATACCGAGGATTACTGCCACGTGCCTAACTGCTCGCATTGTTATCATGAAGAATGTCTCAATAAGTGGGTAGATCGATCTAATGGCACATGCCCTCTCTGTCGCGAACTATTTGACGAACCAGAGtctaattag
- the LOC104748519 gene encoding probable calcium-binding protein CML22, with protein sequence MICCCVKSDTNKKYAELDGKLARKMVESRRIYPGHKNNDKNGTIDIEELKKCLEELQLSLSDEEVKGLYGIWCDVDGSKGIQFNEFMFKLIEVFLFLDKEGKGKVNKADVIKTLNNEDYPLERSLSHVTNMRFEFDLLIGDSICFHELQKKWIGEEKEKWVLESAFMSWVGLDDADDYYMSS encoded by the exons ATGATTTGCTGTTGTGTTAAGTCGGATACCAACAAGAAGTATGCGGAGCTTGACGGAAAACTTGCACGGAAGATGGTGGAGAGCCGGAGGATTTATCCGGgacacaaga ATAATGATAAAAACGGGACAATCGATATCGAGGAGTTGAAGAAATGCTTAGAGGAACTACAGCTGAGTTTATCAGATGAAGAAGTGAAAGGCTTATATGGGATATGGTGTGATGTTGATGGAAGCAAAGGGATACAGTTCAATGAGTTTATGTTCAAGCTAA TTGaagtgttcttgtttttggacAAAGAAGGTAAAGGGAAAGTGAACAAGGCTGATGTGATAAAGACACTGAACAACGAAGACTATCCTTTAGAGAGATCTCTTTCACATGTCACCAACATGAGATTTG aaTTCGATTTACTCATTGGTGATTCTATCTGCTTTCATGAGTTGCAGAAGAAATGGATTGgggaagaaaaggaaaagtggGTTTTAGAGAGTGCTTTCATGAGTTGGGTTGGTCTTGATGATGCAGACGATTACTATATGAGCAGCTAA
- the LOC104746932 gene encoding small EDRK-rich factor 2-like produces MTRGSQRERDRERALARTGGKGKTKDDGLTPEQRRERDAKALQEKAAKKAAQAAAAASGGGGKGNNNTKK; encoded by the exons ATGACTC GAGGAAGTCAAAGAGAGCGTGACCGTGAAAGGGCTCTAGCTCGTACCGGAGGCAAAGGAAAGACCAAAGATGATGGATTAACTCCAGAGCAACGCCGTGAAAG GGATGCAAAAGCATTGCAAGAGAAGGCAGCAAAGAAGGCTGCtcaagcagcagcagcagcttctGGAGGAGGAGGCAAAGGAAACAATAATACTAAGAAATGA
- the LOC104748520 gene encoding uncharacterized protein LOC104748520, translated as MARTRMSQEEYERVCEFVRMIKETDEETNHRGIYLQYTTAIKHYHSGSLNLVGLRNQITTIFKNCDVLLTAFDRVLKDLDTDSRRDETTFVDPKNLKRIKEFLKSLRGEREGLRVGFIEAFVRYKQHQDVKTLKEEVDLMLRDYPNLKEEFRRILLDHGLIQVEKRDEITREEEDEMFKDDMYFHAIESAIKYAAAEDDKKPEVGVYGAVRRFYKQQRRGLPRGFEKDPKLAVRRILPDLQWKYNALLKNRGRSLEKVRKVNESLVVF; from the coding sequence ATGGCGAGAACAAGGATGTCGCAAGAAGAGTATGAGCGAGTTTGCGAGTTCGTGAGAATGATAAAAGAGACTGATGAAGAAACAAACCACAGAGGAATCTACCTTCAATACACCACTGCAATCAAACATTACCATTCCGGATCTTTGAATTTGGTCGGTCTCAGAAACCAAATCACGACTATTTTCAAGAACTGCGACGTTTTACTCACCGCCTTCGATCGAGTTTTGAAGGATTTGGATACGGATTCTCGTCGAGACGAGACGACCTTTGTCGATCCGAAGAATCTGAAACGGATAAAAGAGTTCTTAAAGTCGTTGAGGGGTGAGCGCGAGGGGTTACGAGTAGGGTTTATAGAGGCTTTCGTGAGATATAAGCAACATCAAGACGTGAAGACTCTCAAGGAAGAAGTTGACCTAATGTTACGAGATTACCCTAATCTGAAAGAGGAGTTCAGGAGGATCCTACTCGACCACGGTTTAATACAAGTCGAGAAACGAGATGAGATTACGCGTGAGGAAGAGGACGAGATGTTCAAAGACGACATGTACTTTCATGCCATTGAATCAGCCATTAAGTACGCGGCGGCTGAGGATGATAAGAAGCCGGAGGTGGGTGTTTATGGAGCCGTCAGACGGTTTTACAAACAACAGCGTAGAGGGTTGCCACGAGGGTTCGAGAAAGATCCGAAACTTGCGGTACGGAGAATCTTACCAGATCTGCAGTGGAAGTACAACGCGTTGCTCAAGAACAGAGGAAGGTCTCTTGAGAAGGTTCGCAAGGTGAATGAATCATTGGTTGTTTTCTGA
- the LOC104748521 gene encoding F-box protein At2g21930-like translates to MKTKRGKDLAKTKISDDLRTNRAKLDHIPFDLIPDILKGLPAKSLARFLCLSKQCESIIRNRDFIKSYWIKSSTRPQTQSLIFTCEDKSKRKRHFFSVEIRGESSSYVATYHMKCLSHPYKTVAPSVHGMICYGPPRKIMVYNPSTRRSVTFPEIDSRRLDIYHYYLGYDPINEDYKVLCMTKCRSLDQLLEIRVLTLRENGNSWRMIQDCPPDHSPESLDICINGVLYYEAYLDTDPFLQNKHQGVMSFDVRSEKFEHIRVPETAAEFTKMTRYEGKLAVMSFKPAGLSCTCRIDLWVLEDAAKHEWCNKVFALDLCITDWYLQAFCLTDAGEFVFGPDTLSEPPFYVLYYDPKRNSFRKVYIEGITKRWGEAVISIFPGQVENLMFL, encoded by the coding sequence atgaaaacaaagagaggaAAGGATCTTGCAAAGACGAAGATCTCCGATGACCTGAGAACAAACAGAGCAAAGTTAGATCACATTCCGTTTGATCTCATTCCCGATATACTCAAAGGCTTACCCGCTAAATCCCTAGCAAGATTCCTCTGCTTATCAAAACAGTGTGAATCCATCATCCGCAACAGAGATTTCATTAAATCTTACTGGATCAAGTCGTCTACTCGTCCCCAAACCCAAAGTCTCATCTTCACATGTGAGGACAAGAGTAAGAGGAAGCGTCACTTCTTCTCTGTAGAGATTCGAGGTGAATCATCATCCTATGTAGCAACTTACCATATGAAATGTCTTTCGCATCCGTACAAAACTGTTGCTCCCTCTGTTCATGGTATGATTTGCTATGGACCTCCTCGTAAAATCATGGTGTACAACCCTAGCACGAGACGATCTGTTACTTTTCCTGAGATTGATTCTCGTAGGTTGGATATATACCATTATTACTTGGGTTATGATCCGATCAATGAGGATTACAAAGTCTTGTGTATGACGAAGTGTCGCAGTTTAGATCAATTAttagagattagggttttgacaCTGAGGGAGAATGGTAATTCCTGGAGAATGATTCAAGATTGTCCTCCTGATCACTCTCCTGAGTCTCTTGATATATGTATCAATGGTGTGTTGTACTATGAAGCTTATCTTGATACAGATCCTTTTCTTCAGAACAAGCATCAAGGAGTCATGAGTTTCGATGTTAGGTCTGAGAAGTTTGAGCATATAAGAGTACCAGAGACTGCTGCAGAGTTTACAAAGATGACAAGATACGAGGGAAAGCTTGCTGTCATGTCCTTTAAACCAGCTGGACTTTCTTGTACTTGTAGGATTGatttgtgggttctagaggatgCTGCGAAACATGAATGGTGCAACAAGGTGTTTGCTTTAGATCTCTGTATAACTGATTGGTATCTTCAAGCCTTTTGTCTCACTGATGCAGGTGAGTTTGTTTTCGGACCAGACACTTTGAGTGAACCACCGTTTTATGTTCTCTATTATGATCCCAAGAGAAACAGTTTCAGAAAAGTCTACATAGAAGGAATCACAAAACGTTGGGGTGAAGCTGTAATCTCTATCTTCCCTGGTCAGGTTGAGAATCTCATGTTTCTCTAA
- the LOC104746934 gene encoding uncharacterized protein LOC104746934, translating to MAKEERSRRLSRVNGAMMGLMLHTKAKSLIEMEMYSDAVEVLAMAEEKEAENGGDGSRRGIWFPAKSPRTELLHRLCDGFHKACIEQQYHHLDLIDLLRELIMIPQLLCQ from the exons ATGGCAAAGGAAGAAAGGTCCCGTCGTCTCTCTCGTGTCAA TGGTGCAATGATGGGTCTTATGTTACACACTAAAGCAAAAAGTTTAATAGAAATGGAAATGTATTCCGATGCAGTTGAAGTGCTTGCTATGGCAGAG GAGAAAGAAGCAGAGAATGGGGGTGATGGTTCGAGGAGAGGGATTTGGTTCCCTGCAAAGTCTCCACGAACAG AGCTCTTGCACCGTTTGTGCGATGGCTTTCACAAGGCATGCATAGAGCAGCAGTACCACCATCTCGACCTCATAGACCTGCTGCGAGAGCTGATAATGATCCCGCAGCTGCTATGCCAATAA
- the LOC104746935 gene encoding glutamine--fructose-6-phosphate aminotransferase [isomerizing] 2-like, whose protein sequence is MCGIFAYLNFHANKERRYILEVLFNGLRRLEYRGYDSAGIAIDNSDASSPLVFRQAGNIESLVNSVNEEITNTELNLDKVFYFHAGIAHTRWATHGEPAPRNSHPQSSGPGDDFLVVHNGVITNYEVLKETLVRHGFTFESDTDTEVIPKLAKFVFDKANEEGGQTVTFCEVVFEVMRHLEGAYALIFKSWHYPNELIACKLGSPLLLGVKELDQGKSNGHVFQDAHFLSKNDHPKEFFLSSDPHALVEHTKKVLVIEDGEVVNLKDGGVSILKFENERGRRNGLSRPASVERALSVLEMEVEQINKGKYDHYMQKEIHEQPESLTTTMRGRLIRGDSRKTKTVLLGGLKDHLKTIRRSRRIVFIGCGTSYNAALASRPILEELSGIPVSMEIASDLLDRQGPIYREDTAVFVSQSGETADTLLALDYAQENGALCVGITNTVGSSIARKTHCGVHINAGAEIGVASTKAYTSQIVVMVMLALAIGSDTISNQKKREAVIDGLLDLPYKVREVLKLDDEMKDLAQLLIDEQSLLVFGRGYNYATALEGALKVKEVALMHSEGILAGEMKHGPLALVDENLPIAVIATRDACFSKQQSVIQQLHARKGRLIVMCSKGDAASVSSSGSCRAIEVPQVEDCLQPVINIVPLQLLAYHLTVLRGHNVDQPRNLAKSVTTQ, encoded by the exons atgtgtggGATCTTTGCGTATCTGAATTTTCACGCGAACAAAGAGAGAAGGTACATTCTCGAGGTTCTCTTCAATGGTCTTCGTCGTCTTGAATACAGAGGCTACGATTCTGCTGGGATCGCCATTGATAATTCTGATGCTTCTTCTCCCCTCGTGTTTCGTCAAGCTGGAAACATTGAATCACTTGTTAATTCCGTTAACGAAG AGATTACGAATACGGAATTGAACCTAGACAAAGTTTTCTACTTTCATGCTGGGATTGCACATACGAGGTGGGCTACTCATGGTGAACCTGCTCCTAGGAATAGTCATCCTCAATCTTCTGGTCCTGGAGATGATTTTTTGGTTGTTCATAATGGTGTCATCACTAACTATGag GTGTTGAAAGAAACTTTAGTGAGGCATGGGTTTACTTTTGAATCGGATACAGATACTGAGGTCATTCCTAAGCTtgctaaatttgtttttgacaaAGCTAATGAAGAAG GTGGACAGACTGTTACATTCTGTGAAGTTGTCTTTGAAGTGATGAGGCATCTTGAAGGAGCTTATGCTCTTATATTCAAAAGCTGGCATTATCCGAACGAGTTGATAGCGTGCAAGCTTGGTAGCCCTTTGCTTTTAGGTGTTAAA GAGCTAGATCAAGGCAAGAGCAATGGTCATGTTTTCCAGGATGCCCACTTTCTTTCTAAGAATGACCATCCCAAAGAATTTTTCCTATCAAGTGATCCTCATGCTCTTGTTGAGCACACAAAGAAAGTTTTGGTGATTGAAGATGGCGAAGTTGTTAACCTCAAG GATGGAGGTGTGTCGATACTTAAGTTTGAAAACGAGAGGGGAAGGCGTAATGGATTATCAAGACCTGCTTCAGTGGAACGTGCCTTATCTGTTCTAGAGATGGAGGTGGAGCAGATAAACAAGGGAAAATATGATCATTACATGCAAAAAGAGATCCATGAGCAGCCAGAATCTTTAACTACTACAATGAGAGGCCGGCTTATTCGCGGTGATTCtcgcaaaacaaaaacagtccTCCTAGGTGGTTTGAAAGATCACTTGAAGACCATAAGACGCAGCAGGCGTATAGTTTTTATTGGCTGTGGAACAAGTTACAACGCTGCTCTTGCGTCTAGACCTATCCTTGAAGAGCTCTCTG GTATACCAGTCAGCATGGAGATCGCTAGTGATCTATTGGACAGGCAAGGTCCAATATACAGAGAAGATACCGCAGTTTTTGTGAGTCAGTCTGGTGAAACTGCAGATACACTACTTGCTTTGGACTATGCTCAAGAAAACGGTGCATTATGTGTCGGCATAACTAACACTGTTGGGAGCTCAATAGCTAGAAAAACACACTGTGGTGTCCATATTAACGCAGGAGCTGAGATTGGTGTGGCAAGTACAAAG GCATACACAAGTCAGATTGTGGTGATGGTAATGCTAGCTTTAGCAATTGGAAGTGACACAATCTCCAACCAAAAGAAACGGGAAGCTGTAATTGATGGACTACTTGATTTGCCAT ATAAGGTTAGAGAAGTACTAAAGCTAGACGatgaaatgaaagatcttgCGCAACTTTTGATAGACGAGCAGTCACTGCTTGTGTTTGGCAGAGGGTACAACTACGCAACCGCGTTAGAAGGAGCGTTGAAAGTAAAAGAAGTAGCACTAATGCACAGTGAAGGTATACTTGCAGGAGAAATGAAACATGGACCTTTAGCTTTAGTTGATGAGAATCTCCCAATCGCTGTGATCGCCACTCGCGATGCTTGTTTCAGCAAACAACAGTCTGTGATTCAGCAACTTCACGCACGCAAAGGGAGATTAATAGTAATGTGTTCTAAAGGTGATGCTGCATCAGTAAGCTCGAGTGGATCTTGTCGTGCAATCGAAGTTCCTCAAGTTGAAGATTGTTTACAACCTGTTATCAACATAGTGCCATTACAG TTATTGGCTTATCATCTGACTGTTCTGAGAGGTCACAACGTTGATCAACCGAGGAATCTGGCCAAGAGTGTGACTACTCAATAG